GCCAGAGGAGCGCTTCACCCGCGCCAGGCTGGCTGGGCTCTGCATCAGCTTTCTGGGCATCGTCTGCATCGTGGCCCCCTGGCGCGGCGTTGCCGCCACCACCCTGGCCGGAGCAGCCTACATGCTCGCGGGCGGCATGGGTTACGCGGTGGCTTTCGTCTACGCCCGCAAGTTCCTCACGCAGACCGGCGTACCGCCGCTGAGCCTGGCGGCGTTGCAGATGCTTCTGGCGGCCGTGCTCTATGCGCCCCTGGCCCAGTGGGAGGGCATGTCCCGCGTGGCCGATTCCTGGCAGCTGCTGGCCTGCGTGGCTCTGGGCCTGGGCGCGCTGGGCTCGGGCGCGGCCTACGTGATCTATTACGGGCTGATCCACGCGGTGGGCGCGGTGGCGGCATCCTCGGTGTCCTATTTGCCGCCGCTGACAGCCCTGGCCCTGGGGTGGGCCTTCCTGGGCGAGCCTGTGGGCTGGGGCCAGATCGGGGGTGGAGCCCTGGTTCTCGGCGGCATCCATCTGGTGCGCGGATCTGTGAAAAACGGCACGAACAAGGCCGCCAGCGGGGTGCGGATTATTGACAGGGGCGAGGCGCGAACGTAAGCCCTTGGGCTCCCACACGACCCCCAGCAGGAGCGCGAAATGAACAAAACCGTGTATTACATCATCGGCGACGGCATCGGGCCCGAGGTCTTCGCGGCCGCCCGCCCCGTGATCGACGCCGCCGTGTCCAAGGCCTACGGCGATTCCAGGAAGTTCGAGTGGAAGGAGCTTCTGGCTGGCGAGAAGGCCTACAAGCACACCGGCAACTACCTGCCCCAGGAGACCCTGGACACCCTGGCCACCGCCGAGCTGGCCATGAAGGGCCCCCTGGGCACCCCCGTGGGCGGCGGCATCCGCAGCCTGAACGTGACCATGCGCCAGGTGCTGGACCTCTACGCCTGCATCCGGCCCATCAAATACTTCCAGGGCATCGAGTCCCCGGTGAAGCGCCCCGACCTGGTGGACATGATCGTGTTCCGCGAGAACACCGAGGACGTCTACGCGGGCATCGAGTGGGCCTCCGGCACCCCCGAGGCCAAGCGCCTCATCGAGTTCCTGCGCTCCATGGGCAAGAACGTGGACGAGACCGCCGGCGTGGGCATCAAGCCCATGACCCCGGCCGGCTCCAAGCGCCTGGTCAAGAAGGCCATCGAGCATGCCGTGGCCCAGAAGAAGTCCAGCGTGACCCTGGTGCACAAGGGCAACATCATGAAGTTCACCGAGGGCGCGTTCAGGGCCTGGGGCTACGAGCTGGCCGCCGAGGAGTTCTCCGCCCAGGTGATGACCGAGCAGGAGGCCAAGGACGGCGGCACCAAGCCGGTGATCCTCAAGGACCGCATCGCGGACGCCATGTTCCAGGAGGTGCTCATCCGCCCCGAGCAGTACTCCGTGATCGCCACCACGAACTTGAACGGCGACTACCTCTCCGACGCGCTGGCCGCGCAGGTGGGCGGGCTCGGCCTGGCCCCCGGCGTGAACATGAGCGCCAAACTGGCCTTCTACGAGGCCACCCACGGCACCGCGCCCACCATCGCGGGCATGGACAAGGCCAACCCCGGCAGCCTGGTGCTCTGCGGCGCCATGATGTGCGAGCACCTGGGCTGGCACGAGGCCGCCCAGAGCATCCACAAGGCCATGGACGCCGTCATCAGCGCCAAGACCGTCACCGTGGACCTGGCCGGGCAGATCCCCGGCAGCACCACCGTGGGGTGCAAGGCCTTCGGCGAGTTGCTGCAGAAGAACCTGTAGGATATAAAGGGGCGGCAACGCTCCGAGAGACGGCTCACAGGCCGGGAGGGCGCACGCCTTCCCGGCCTTTCGTTTTGCCGCGCTTACTTGACATACACACTGTGGTGTGTATTTTATGTCTCATGAACAGCGCGGAGCTCATCAAGGTCCTTGAGGACGCGGGGTTCAAGCTGGTGGGCATTCGCGGGAGCCACCACAAGTTTCGCCACGACGACGGCCGCATGACCATCGTCCCCCATCCGAAAAAAGACCTCGGCGCGGGGCTCGTGAACAAAATCCTGCGCAAAGACGCCAAGATCAGATAGGAGGGAGCATGTACTTTCCCGCTGCGATCTTCATTGAGGAGGGCAAGGCATACGGTGTGGCCCTCCCGGACATTCCCGGCTGCAACACTGCGGGCGACACCCTGGAGGAGGCCCTGGCCAACGTCCAGGACGCTGTCGAGCTGGCGCTTGAGGACGTTGCCGAAAAGCCAGCTCCCAAGGGGCTGGAGGCCTACAAGGACGACACCGACTACGCGGGAGCGGTCTGGGCCCTGGTCAACGTTGACCTGGGGTTCATGGACCAACGCTCAGTCCGCGTGAATGTGTCTTTTCCCGCGGGCACGCTGGAGGAAATCGACCGGGCCGCCAAGGGGCGGGGGCTCAGCCGCTCCGCCTTCCTGGTGCGCGCCGCGCGGCACGAGATGGCGACGATGTAGGGTGCGGGTCGAGGGGGCAGACGCAGCCGAGCGCCGCGAATTTGAAAACCAAAGGGTTTTAGCCGGCTGGCCTCATATCAGGGGACACGGAATTCGCGGAAGCGACGCTAGCGGGGGTCGACGCCGCGCATGCAGGAGCGCAACATCAGCTCCTGGAGGATGATGCGTTCGTACTCCAGCGGGGTGACGTTCACAGGCTCGGCGTTCTCGCCCATGGGGCGGTCGAGCATCTGGGCTTCCTCCCAGAAGTCCAGCAGCTCGTCGTCGGCGAGGGTCTTGAGCTGGTCTTCCAGGGGGTATTGGTCGTTCTCGGGAAAGTATTGGCCCATATAGCGTATATGCCTCCGCCGGATGCGACCGGCCCCGGCATCCTTATACCACCTGCCGATAAATGCAAGCGCGGCCTGCGCTGGAGGGCCAGCCAAATGGATGTTGCCTCCTCAAACGAATACGGGTAACGCTTCGCCCTGGCGCAGGCCCATCCTGCACGCTCGCGCCGTGCATGTTTGCTCGCCTTTGGAGGTATCATAAGGATGGACGAGGTTCAGAAGAAGCAAGACGCGGAACTCATGCAGCTGGTGACGTTCAGCATCGGCGAGGAGGAGTTCGGCGTCGATATCCTGAAAGTTCAGGAGATCATCCGCATGATGGAGATCACGCGGGTTCCGCGCGCTCCCGAATTCGTGGAGGGCGTGATCAACCTGCGGGGCAAGGTCATCCCCATCATCGACCTGCGCAGGCGCTTCGGCCTGGTGGCGCGCAGCCACGACAAGAACACCCGGATCATCGTCATCGAGATCAACGGCATGATCGTCGGCTTCGTGGTGGATTCCGTCTCCGAGGTGCTGCGCATACCCTCCAGCACGGTGGAGCCGCCGCCGCCCGTGGTCTCCGGCATGGAATCCGAATATATCAGCGGCGTTGGCAAGCTTGAAGACAGGCTGCTCATCATGCTTGACCTCGACAAACTGCTCTCCCATGAGGAGCAAGAGACGCTCTCCGGGGCGTAAGCGCAAACCCCAACCAACCGAACAGGCCGCCGTCCCGAGGGGATCGGCGGCTTTTCGCCGTTAGGCCCATGGCCAAATCACAACTGCCTCTTTCCGACCTGCTTTCGGGCAAATCCCAGTCGCTGAGCGTCTACAAGAGCGGACCGGGCAGCCTGGTCAGCCTCTGCCGCGACATCCGCGCCAAGGGCAGGCCCGTGGTGGTGCTCGCCCCGGGCGCGGCCGACATGGCCCAGCTCACGGCGCTCATGCAGCTCTATTTCCCCCAGGAAGGGCCGGCCGGGCCGGAGCGCCCCTGGGCCGCCCTGCCGTCCTACACCCCGGCGCCGCCCGGCTCCGCGCTCTGGGCCAGGCGCTGGGCCTTCCTGCACGCCTGCGCCAGCGACGTGGAGCCCCGGATACTCTGCCTGAGCGTGGACAACCTGCTGCCCAAGTGGCCGCCCCTGGCGGCGCTTGCGCACAACGTGCTGGAGCTGCGCGCCGGGGAGGAGATCTCCCCGGAGATGATCCTGGATCAGACCGTGCTCTGGGGCTACAAGCGCGTGGGCATGGCCTCCCAGCCGGGCGACCTGGCCCTGCGCGGCGACCTGCTGGACATCTTCCCCCCCGGGTACGACCAGCCCGTGCGCCTGGAGTTCTTCGGCGACACCCTGGAGAGCATCCGCCTGTTCGACGCCAACTCGCAGCGCTCCCAGGCCCCGCTGGAGCGCGTCTCCATCCTGCCGGTGGCCCCGGCCGTGCTCTCGGAGGAGTTCAAGGAGCAGGCCCGCGCCAACTGGGCCAGGCTGGCCCAGACCGGGGAGCTCAACCGCTCGGCCCAGGCCCACATGGAGGACATGCTCCTGCGCGGGGACGGCAACATCTGGCCGGGGCTCTACTACGAGGCCCCCGTGCCGCTGGAGCGCTGGCTGCCCAAGAACGCCGTGTTCGTGCTGCACCAGTCCGCCAGCCTGCGCCCCCGCCTGGAGGAGCAGGAGCTGGCCTGGGCAACGGAGCTCGAGAAGCTGGCGGGAGCCCAGGGCTTCCCCTGGCCCAGGCACCAACTGGTCTGGCCCGAGGCCATGTCCCGCCGCACCTGGATGGACAGGCCCCAGCTGGTGTTCGAGGATCTGGTCATCGGGCGAGAGAAACACGGCACCGACCTGCCCGAGCGCCACATCGACAATTTCGCCGACCTGTTCTGGCGCCCCGACGAGGCCCGCCGCCCCTGGAGCACCCTGGTGGCAGGGCTCAAACAGTGGCAGGAGGAGCGCAGGCAGGTGCTGTTCTCCTTCCATTCGCGCCAATCCCGCAAAAAGTTCCTCAAGCTGGCCGAGCACGAGGGCTTCGCCTTCTCGCAGGAGGCCCCGGCCGGCCGCCCCGGCCTCTACGCCCTGGTCTCCCCCCTGCGGCGCGGCATGGAGCTCGGTTGGAACAACTGCCTGGTCCTGCCGGAGGACGTGATCCAGCCTGGGGCCAACAAGGCCGCCCGCCCCAAACCGGAGAAGGGCTTCAAGGGCCTCACCGCCTTCGACGACCTCAACCTCGGCGACCTGCTGGTGCACCGGGACTACGGCCTCGCCCGCTTCGAGGAGCTGACCCGCCTCTCGGTGGACCAGGCCGCCAACGACTACCTGCTGCTGCTCTTCGACGGCGGAGACAAGCTCTACCTGCCGGTGGACCGCCTGGGCCTGGTGCAGCGCTACAAAGGCCCCGAGGGCACCGACCCCTCCCTGGACCGCCTCGGCGGCGCCCGCTGGAAGACCAGCCGGGAAAAGGCCCGCAAGGCCATCGAGAAGATCGCCCAGGATCTGGTGGAGATGTACGCCTACCGCCGGGTGGCCAAGGGCTACGCATACGGGCCGGTCAACGAGCTGTACTGGGAGTTCGAGGCCACCTTCGGCTTCGAGGAGACCCCCGACCAGGAGCGCGCCATCTCCGACGTGCTGGAGGATATGGAGCGCCCCGAGCCCATGGACCGCCTGGTCTGCGGCGACGTGGGCTTCGGCAAGACCGAGGTGGCCATGCGCGCCGCCTTCCGCGCCGTGCTGGACGGCAAACAGGTGGCCCTCCTGTGCCCCACCACGGTGCTGGCCGAGCAGCACTACCAGAACTTCGTCAAGCGCCTGGAGGGCTTCGCCGTGAACGTGGGCATGCTCTCGCGCTTCGTGCCCCCCAAGCGGGCCAAGCTGGTCACGGAGCAGGCCGCCAAGGGCGAGCTGGACATCCTCATCGGCACGCACCGCCTGCTCTCCAAGGACGTGAGCTTCCCGCGCCTGGGACTGATCATCCTCGACGAGGAGCAGCGCTTCGGCGTCAAGCACAAGGAAAAGCTCAAGACCCTCAAGAAGAACGTGGACGCCCTCACCCTCTCGGCCACGCCCATCCCGCGCACCTTGCAGCTCTCGCTGTCGGGCATCCGGGGGCTTTCCGTGATGGAGACCCCCCCAGCGGACCGCAAGGTCGTGGAGACCGCCCTGGTGGAGCGCGACGAGGCCATGCTGGCCAACATCGTGGCCCGGGAGCTGGAGCGCGGGGGGCAGGTGTTCTGGGTGCACAACCGCGTGCACAGCCTGGCCGCCGCGGGCGAATTCGTGCGCAAGATCGCCCCGGGGGCGCGCATCGGCATGGCCCACGGCCAGATGGCCGAGAAGGACCTGGAAGAGTCCATGCACAAGTTCTGGCACGGCGAGATCGACGTGCTGGTCTGCACGGCCATCATCGAATCCGGGCTGGACTTCCCCCGGGCCAACACCCTGGTGGTGGACAACGCCCAGATGTTCGGCCTGGGGCAGCTCTACCAGTTGCGCGGCCGGGTGGGGCGCTCGGAGCGCCAGGCCTACGCCTACTTCGTGGTGCCGTCGCTGGACCGGGTGCCCGAGCTGGCCCGCAAGCGCCTGCAGGTCATCCTGGACATGGACTACCTGGGCGCGGGCTTCCAGATCGCCATGGAGGACCTGCGCCTGCGCGGCGCGGGCAACATCCTGGGCGAGGCGCAGTCCGGGCATATCGCCAAGATCGGCCTGGACCTCTTCCTGGAGATGCTCGACGAGGAAGTGCGCCGCGTCAAAGGCGAGCCGCCCCGCGAGGAGGTGGAGACGGAGCTCACCCTGGGCATCCCCGCGCGCATCCCCGAGACCTACGTGCCCGACTCCAAGGAGCGGCTGCGGCTCTACAAGCGCCTCACCACGGCCCACGGCGAGGCCGAGCTGGCCGAGGTGCTGGCCGACATCCGCGACCTCTGGGGCCATACGCCCGAGGAAGTGGAGAACTTCGCGGCCGTGCTGGGCCTCAAGCGCATTCTGACCAAGCTCGGGGTGCGCAAGGCGGACATCCATCCCTCCAAGCTGGCCCTCACCTGGGACGCCCAGGCCGCCTCGCTCTCGCCCGAATCCCTGCTGGCCTGGATCGCTCCGCGCCAGGGTTGGGTGAAGCTGTTGCCGCCCGCCAAACTGGACATCCGCCTGCCCCAGGAGGGCACCGTGCGCGAGAACCTGCTCTTCGCGGCCAAAGAGCTTGCGGGGCTGGTTTCGTGATGCGCGCGCTCCTGCTGGCGGGCCTGCTGATGGCGGTCGCGAGCCTCTCCGGGTGCGGCGGCGAGCCCATGGAGCCGGGCGTTGTGGCCCTGGTCAACGGCAGGCCCGTGACCCTGAAAACGCTGGAGTTCGTGCACGGGCTCAAGCTCTACGTCCAGCCCGGAGGGGAGGGGGAGGAGCTCAAGCGGCTCAAGAGCGAATACGGGCAGGCCCTGGCCGTGCTGGTGGTGGAGTCCCTCGTGGCCCAGGAGCTCGAGAGGCGCGGCCTGGAGCCGGGTGAGGCGGACGTGCTGCGCGCCGAGACGGCCCTGCGCGACGGCTACCCCGGCAACGCCTTCGAGCTGACCATGGCCGAGGAGGGCGTGGAGCCCGCCATCTGGCGGGAGCGGCTGCGCGCCCGCCTGGCGATGGACACCCTTGTCGCCCAGGTGCTCCGGCCGCGCGTGGTGATCACGCCCATGGAGGTGCAGGCCTATTACAAGGAGCACTCCAGGGAGTTCGCCCAGCCCGCCGCAGTGAAGTTCCTGCGGATCGAGTCCAAGAACGCCGAGAGCTTGAAGAAGGCCCTGGACGCGGCCGCCAAGGCCAAGGACCCCGTCGACCTGCTCACCGTGTTCGACGACGTCTCCATCCAGACCCAGGCCGGAACCGTGGAGAGCCTGCCCCGCAAATGGCGCGACACCCTGGCCGGGCTCAAGCCCGGGCAGTCCGGCCCCGTGGGCGCGGGCGGAGCGGGATTCCAAGCCCTCTTGCTGCTGGAGCGCTCCGAACCCAGGGTCGAGGGCGTCACCCAGGTCTATCCCCTTGTGGAGAAGCGCCTGGCCGAAGCCAAGCTGTCCGCCGAGTTTTCCGCCTGGCTGGAAAAGGCCCTCTCCGGAGCGGTCCTGCAGATCAGCCCGGCCCTTGTTCCCGAAAAAGGGGGCGGCTAGGGCCCGCCTCGTTGCATAGGCAAACAAAACAGCATACAAGGGGCTCGCCGCAAGGCCGGTCCTGACCTCAGCCATCCAGCCTTCTTGGAGGATACCATTGTCCCTGTTCCCCCGTCTGCTCACCGCCGTGCTGCTGTCCCTTTCCCTGGCCGCTACCGCCGATGCCGCCCAACAGGTGGTGGACAAAATGGTGGCCCAGGTGAACGGTGAGATGATAACCCTCTTCGAGCTCAACGAGCGTGTGCGGCTCTACGTCACCCAGGTGGAGAAGAAGCCGTATGACCCCAACTCCCCCGCCAACAAGGAGCTGCAGTCGCGCATACTGGCCTCCATGGTGGAAGACATCCTGCTCCGCCAGGAGGCCGTCAGGATGAAGGTCAACATCTCCGACGCCGAGGTTGAGGCCCGCATCAAGGAAATGCGGGAGAAGGGGAAGATCAGCGAGGAGCAGTTCGTGCAGCAGCTGCGCCTGGAGGGCATGACCCGCAAACAGTTCGCCGACAGCATCAAGAAGGACATCCTCAAGAAGCAGCTGCTGGGCTACATGGTGCAGCGCAAGGTGCTGGTCAGCGAGGACGAGATCCGCAAGTACTACGACGAGAACAAGGGCGACATGCGCGTGCAGACCGGGCAGCGCGTGGGCCTGATCATGCTGGCCAAGATGGACGAGGCCAAGGCCCTGCGCCAGCGCATCGCCAGCGGCCAGATCAGCTTCGCCGAGGCCGCGCGCAAGTTCTCCATCGGCCCCGGCGCGGACCAGGGCGGCGACAT
The window above is part of the Fundidesulfovibrio soli genome. Proteins encoded here:
- a CDS encoding DMT family transporter, whose protein sequence is MLRDRLSLRNAPFLWLGVLGLLWGANFLFMKISTSSLAASQAVWLRLASGALVLTPFLPAAMRAARRSPRLALHVTVMTLAANVLTFHCFMEGTKRLDSGVAGVLSGSVPLLTAMLAAMLLPEERFTRARLAGLCISFLGIVCIVAPWRGVAATTLAGAAYMLAGGMGYAVAFVYARKFLTQTGVPPLSLAALQMLLAAVLYAPLAQWEGMSRVADSWQLLACVALGLGALGSGAAYVIYYGLIHAVGAVAASSVSYLPPLTALALGWAFLGEPVGWGQIGGGALVLGGIHLVRGSVKNGTNKAASGVRIIDRGEART
- a CDS encoding chemotaxis protein CheW, with amino-acid sequence MDEVQKKQDAELMQLVTFSIGEEEFGVDILKVQEIIRMMEITRVPRAPEFVEGVINLRGKVIPIIDLRRRFGLVARSHDKNTRIIVIEINGMIVGFVVDSVSEVLRIPSSTVEPPPPVVSGMESEYISGVGKLEDRLLIMLDLDKLLSHEEQETLSGA
- the mfd gene encoding transcription-repair coupling factor, with protein sequence MAKSQLPLSDLLSGKSQSLSVYKSGPGSLVSLCRDIRAKGRPVVVLAPGAADMAQLTALMQLYFPQEGPAGPERPWAALPSYTPAPPGSALWARRWAFLHACASDVEPRILCLSVDNLLPKWPPLAALAHNVLELRAGEEISPEMILDQTVLWGYKRVGMASQPGDLALRGDLLDIFPPGYDQPVRLEFFGDTLESIRLFDANSQRSQAPLERVSILPVAPAVLSEEFKEQARANWARLAQTGELNRSAQAHMEDMLLRGDGNIWPGLYYEAPVPLERWLPKNAVFVLHQSASLRPRLEEQELAWATELEKLAGAQGFPWPRHQLVWPEAMSRRTWMDRPQLVFEDLVIGREKHGTDLPERHIDNFADLFWRPDEARRPWSTLVAGLKQWQEERRQVLFSFHSRQSRKKFLKLAEHEGFAFSQEAPAGRPGLYALVSPLRRGMELGWNNCLVLPEDVIQPGANKAARPKPEKGFKGLTAFDDLNLGDLLVHRDYGLARFEELTRLSVDQAANDYLLLLFDGGDKLYLPVDRLGLVQRYKGPEGTDPSLDRLGGARWKTSREKARKAIEKIAQDLVEMYAYRRVAKGYAYGPVNELYWEFEATFGFEETPDQERAISDVLEDMERPEPMDRLVCGDVGFGKTEVAMRAAFRAVLDGKQVALLCPTTVLAEQHYQNFVKRLEGFAVNVGMLSRFVPPKRAKLVTEQAAKGELDILIGTHRLLSKDVSFPRLGLIILDEEQRFGVKHKEKLKTLKKNVDALTLSATPIPRTLQLSLSGIRGLSVMETPPADRKVVETALVERDEAMLANIVARELERGGQVFWVHNRVHSLAAAGEFVRKIAPGARIGMAHGQMAEKDLEESMHKFWHGEIDVLVCTAIIESGLDFPRANTLVVDNAQMFGLGQLYQLRGRVGRSERQAYAYFVVPSLDRVPELARKRLQVILDMDYLGAGFQIAMEDLRLRGAGNILGEAQSGHIAKIGLDLFLEMLDEEVRRVKGEPPREEVETELTLGIPARIPETYVPDSKERLRLYKRLTTAHGEAELAEVLADIRDLWGHTPEEVENFAAVLGLKRILTKLGVRKADIHPSKLALTWDAQAASLSPESLLAWIAPRQGWVKLLPPAKLDIRLPQEGTVRENLLFAAKELAGLVS
- the icd gene encoding NADP-dependent isocitrate dehydrogenase yields the protein MNKTVYYIIGDGIGPEVFAAARPVIDAAVSKAYGDSRKFEWKELLAGEKAYKHTGNYLPQETLDTLATAELAMKGPLGTPVGGGIRSLNVTMRQVLDLYACIRPIKYFQGIESPVKRPDLVDMIVFRENTEDVYAGIEWASGTPEAKRLIEFLRSMGKNVDETAGVGIKPMTPAGSKRLVKKAIEHAVAQKKSSVTLVHKGNIMKFTEGAFRAWGYELAAEEFSAQVMTEQEAKDGGTKPVILKDRIADAMFQEVLIRPEQYSVIATTNLNGDYLSDALAAQVGGLGLAPGVNMSAKLAFYEATHGTAPTIAGMDKANPGSLVLCGAMMCEHLGWHEAAQSIHKAMDAVISAKTVTVDLAGQIPGSTTVGCKAFGELLQKNL
- a CDS encoding type II toxin-antitoxin system HicB family antitoxin, with the protein product MYFPAAIFIEEGKAYGVALPDIPGCNTAGDTLEEALANVQDAVELALEDVAEKPAPKGLEAYKDDTDYAGAVWALVNVDLGFMDQRSVRVNVSFPAGTLEEIDRAAKGRGLSRSAFLVRAARHEMATM
- a CDS encoding type II toxin-antitoxin system HicA family toxin, with the translated sequence MNSAELIKVLEDAGFKLVGIRGSHHKFRHDDGRMTIVPHPKKDLGAGLVNKILRKDAKIR
- a CDS encoding peptidylprolyl isomerase; this encodes MRALLLAGLLMAVASLSGCGGEPMEPGVVALVNGRPVTLKTLEFVHGLKLYVQPGGEGEELKRLKSEYGQALAVLVVESLVAQELERRGLEPGEADVLRAETALRDGYPGNAFELTMAEEGVEPAIWRERLRARLAMDTLVAQVLRPRVVITPMEVQAYYKEHSREFAQPAAVKFLRIESKNAESLKKALDAAAKAKDPVDLLTVFDDVSIQTQAGTVESLPRKWRDTLAGLKPGQSGPVGAGGAGFQALLLLERSEPRVEGVTQVYPLVEKRLAEAKLSAEFSAWLEKALSGAVLQISPALVPEKGGG
- a CDS encoding SurA N-terminal domain-containing protein, which produces MSLFPRLLTAVLLSLSLAATADAAQQVVDKMVAQVNGEMITLFELNERVRLYVTQVEKKPYDPNSPANKELQSRILASMVEDILLRQEAVRMKVNISDAEVEARIKEMREKGKISEEQFVQQLRLEGMTRKQFADSIKKDILKKQLLGYMVQRKVLVSEDEIRKYYDENKGDMRVQTGQRVGLIMLAKMDEAKALRQRIASGQISFAEAARKFSIGPGADQGGDIGKVEIKDLAPELRQALQDIQPGGVSQPVQLDGKPVLLTIGSEGAAAQAPAASSVPSLESVHDEIQERIYRAKLEKQFTEYMDKLRAKSVIKINL